From one Thermatribacter velox genomic stretch:
- a CDS encoding metal ABC transporter substrate-binding protein translates to MKKHFSWMLFTSLIWAMILCFPHPALPKENTLSVATSIAPLASLIKEIAGNEAEVICIIPPGSEPHTFELKPKDMVRLEKAKLLFAVGWNFENFIKQLLIHLSEKVDIVEVNKGIEPIYYASKEPNPHIWLSANNIITITHTIAEYLSQIDPSNREYYFKNAQSLITKIQELHHRFSQKFRSLKNRSFIASHPSWSYLARDYDLQEIGVLEEGPHQIPSPRAIKDLIQKAREKGTKLVLADRLHNPQLAEMIAREIGGKVLYLDVLGSPDTSCWELLERNLEPIYQALSEHEQPDNSN, encoded by the coding sequence ATGAAAAAACACTTTTCATGGATGTTGTTTACAAGCTTAATCTGGGCAATGATTCTCTGCTTCCCTCATCCTGCCTTACCCAAGGAAAACACGCTATCTGTAGCAACATCTATAGCACCCCTGGCTAGCTTAATCAAGGAAATAGCTGGCAACGAAGCAGAGGTAATTTGCATAATCCCTCCAGGAAGTGAACCACACACCTTTGAACTTAAACCCAAAGATATGGTCCGTCTGGAAAAAGCAAAGCTTTTGTTTGCAGTCGGATGGAATTTTGAGAACTTTATCAAACAGCTTTTAATCCATCTTAGTGAAAAAGTAGACATTGTGGAAGTCAACAAAGGAATAGAACCCATCTATTATGCCAGTAAAGAACCCAATCCCCATATCTGGCTTTCAGCGAATAACATAATCACTATAACCCATACCATAGCAGAATACCTCTCGCAAATCGATCCTTCCAACCGGGAATATTATTTCAAAAATGCGCAGTCTCTGATAACCAAAATTCAGGAATTACACCACCGATTTTCCCAAAAATTTCGGAGTCTCAAAAACCGTTCTTTCATTGCTTCGCACCCTTCCTGGTCCTACTTAGCCAGAGATTACGACCTCCAGGAAATAGGCGTACTTGAAGAAGGTCCTCATCAGATACCCTCTCCTCGCGCAATAAAGGACTTGATCCAAAAAGCTCGAGAAAAAGGCACTAAGCTGGTGCTTGCGGATAGGCTCCATAATCCCCAGCTCGCTGAAATGATAGCCCGAGAAATAGGAGGAAAGGTGCTATATCTTGATGTGCTGGGCTCACCGGATACTTCTTGCTGGGAACTACTTGAGAGAAACTTGGAACCCATCTATCAGGCTTTGAGTGAACATGAACAACCAGATAACAGTAATTGA
- a CDS encoding phosphoglycerate dehydrogenase codes for MEQVVILARSFAKASKEPWEILEKAGLAVEKKHNPEPENEELVAELIGNASAVLVGVDRVGEVVFSRCPNLKVVSKHGVGVDNIDLEAARKHGVVVTNTPGANSESVADMTFALILAFFRHLPLLIERVKNKEWGSPVLGEELAEKTIGIVGMGRIGRGVAKRALGFGMKVIFYDPLVEDGGEGCSKVTLEELFEKADVISLHAPLTDETRGMINSELLSRMKKSAVFVNTARGELVDEKALYNILKEGKIKGAALDVLSTEPPFASPLFGLPNVIVTPHVAAHTREANIKMGTIAALNIVKVLAGEEPLFRVV; via the coding sequence ATGGAACAAGTGGTAATTTTGGCTCGCTCTTTTGCCAAGGCTTCCAAAGAACCGTGGGAGATTCTTGAGAAGGCTGGCTTGGCAGTTGAGAAGAAACATAATCCAGAACCAGAAAACGAAGAGCTGGTGGCTGAACTGATAGGAAATGCTTCGGCTGTACTGGTGGGTGTAGACAGAGTAGGAGAGGTGGTTTTTTCCCGTTGCCCTAACCTTAAAGTAGTTTCAAAGCACGGGGTTGGCGTGGATAATATCGATCTTGAAGCCGCCAGAAAGCATGGCGTGGTGGTCACCAATACGCCGGGAGCTAATTCTGAATCGGTTGCTGATATGACTTTTGCTCTAATTCTGGCATTTTTCAGGCATTTGCCGTTGCTTATAGAGCGGGTGAAGAACAAAGAATGGGGTAGCCCGGTACTTGGAGAGGAACTTGCTGAGAAAACCATCGGCATAGTTGGTATGGGTAGGATTGGAAGAGGGGTAGCGAAGAGGGCTCTTGGTTTTGGAATGAAAGTGATTTTTTACGATCCTCTGGTAGAGGATGGGGGAGAAGGCTGTTCTAAAGTAACGCTGGAAGAGCTTTTTGAAAAGGCCGATGTCATTAGTTTGCACGCTCCTCTCACGGATGAGACCAGGGGGATGATTAATTCAGAGTTGCTCTCCCGCATGAAAAAAAGCGCCGTTTTTGTTAATACAGCTCGGGGAGAATTGGTTGATGAAAAAGCCCTTTACAACATTCTTAAGGAGGGAAAGATAAAGGGGGCGGCGCTGGATGTTTTATCAACAGAACCTCCTTTTGCAAGTCCACTTTTTGGTCTGCCCAACGTCATTGTAACCCCTCATGTAGCTGCTCATACCAGAGAAGCAAATATAAAGATGGGTACTATTGCTGCTTTAAATATTGTGAAAGTGCTTGCTGGGGAAGAACCCCTTTTCAGGGTGGTTTAG
- a CDS encoding thermonuclease family protein, which produces MREKDIRNFGYLLIFLMIIVFYGLSQRSGEYVVEEVIDGDTIKLKSGERVRYIGIDTPELSGENGRPEFYAWEAKEANRKLVEGKRVRLEFDVERRDRYGRLLAYVYVDGLMVNEWLVANGYARVYTFPPNVRYEDNFKKLELEAQRLGLGIWRDLTRKRSAVQSAFWLNAGYCLVKALG; this is translated from the coding sequence GTGCGTGAAAAAGATATTCGCAATTTTGGCTATTTGCTCATTTTCTTAATGATAATTGTTTTTTATGGCTTGTCGCAGCGCAGTGGGGAGTATGTGGTAGAGGAAGTCATTGATGGAGATACTATAAAGCTCAAAAGTGGAGAGCGAGTCCGCTATATAGGCATTGATACCCCAGAACTAAGCGGCGAGAATGGGAGGCCCGAGTTTTACGCCTGGGAGGCAAAGGAAGCGAATCGCAAGCTTGTTGAAGGTAAGAGGGTAAGGCTTGAATTCGATGTTGAGAGGCGAGATCGATACGGAAGGCTCCTGGCTTACGTTTATGTGGACGGCTTGATGGTGAACGAATGGCTTGTTGCCAACGGTTATGCCAGGGTATATACGTTTCCGCCTAATGTAAGGTATGAGGACAACTTTAAAAAGCTCGAACTTGAAGCTCAAAGGCTTGGTTTGGGCATCTGGCGTGATTTAACCAGAAAGCGCTCTGCAGTGCAGAGCGCTTTCTGGTTAAATGCTGGTTACTGCCTGGTAAAAGCTTTGGGCTAA
- a CDS encoding bifunctional 4-hydroxy-2-oxoglutarate aldolase/2-dehydro-3-deoxy-phosphogluconate aldolase yields the protein MSFKDRLQVAQFLEEKKIIAIIRTDQAQSLIEAVKALREGGIHCIEVTMTTPGALKLLEEVRNKVENVLFGAGTVLDPETARACILSGAQFIVTPSLNLRVIEVAHRYDVPIIPGAFTPTEILTAWENGAEVVKVFPASGVGPGYIRELKGPFPQIKLCPTGGVNLENIQAFIKAGASCVGVGGALVKKQLIVEKNWEELKNLAQSFYQAVTSI from the coding sequence ATGTCTTTTAAAGACCGCTTGCAAGTCGCTCAATTCCTTGAAGAAAAAAAAATCATAGCCATCATACGCACTGATCAGGCTCAATCTTTAATTGAGGCAGTAAAAGCCTTGAGAGAAGGAGGAATTCATTGCATAGAGGTAACCATGACCACCCCCGGAGCGCTAAAACTTCTTGAGGAAGTGCGAAATAAGGTGGAAAATGTCCTGTTCGGCGCAGGTACAGTGTTAGACCCGGAAACAGCTCGAGCCTGTATTTTATCTGGAGCACAGTTTATTGTTACTCCCTCATTAAACTTACGAGTCATCGAAGTAGCCCATCGTTACGATGTACCAATTATCCCCGGAGCTTTCACACCAACCGAAATCCTCACTGCTTGGGAGAATGGAGCTGAGGTGGTAAAGGTGTTTCCTGCCTCAGGAGTTGGCCCGGGTTATATTCGCGAACTAAAAGGTCCCTTTCCCCAAATAAAGCTCTGTCCTACCGGGGGTGTGAATTTGGAAAACATACAAGCCTTTATAAAAGCCGGTGCAAGTTGTGTCGGAGTTGGTGGAGCACTGGTAAAAAAACAGCTGATTGTAGAAAAAAACTGGGAAGAATTGAAAAATTTAGCCCAAAGCTTTTACCAGGCAGTAACCAGCATTTAA
- a CDS encoding metal ABC transporter ATP-binding protein has translation MNNQITVIELEHVFFAYQKHLILEDVSLKVQKGEFLAIIGPNGAGKTTLLKLMLGLLKPQKGNIYLFGKPVAMWDKIKNRIGYVPQTATIDASFPINVEEFVMTGRYGILRGTMRPQKKDWQIVAKVLEEVGIAEIKHRQIGELSGGQRQKMLIARALAGEPEVLVLDEPMTAIDPESMEGIYELLKRLHQQNLTIITVSHDVGVVAQYSDNIACVNRKVVKHGRPEEVLREEVLTAMYGKEAAFFHHGPIPHIVVQAESEPCFPRKKED, from the coding sequence ATGAACAACCAGATAACAGTAATTGAACTTGAACACGTTTTTTTTGCCTACCAGAAGCATCTCATACTGGAAGACGTGTCTCTTAAAGTACAAAAGGGGGAATTTCTGGCCATTATTGGGCCAAATGGAGCGGGGAAAACCACCCTCCTCAAGCTGATGTTGGGACTACTCAAGCCCCAAAAAGGTAACATATATCTCTTTGGTAAACCTGTCGCTATGTGGGACAAAATCAAAAACCGGATAGGCTACGTTCCCCAAACTGCCACCATAGATGCTTCTTTCCCCATCAATGTCGAAGAATTCGTGATGACGGGAAGATACGGCATACTGAGAGGAACTATGCGTCCCCAAAAAAAAGATTGGCAAATAGTCGCAAAAGTGCTCGAGGAAGTGGGAATTGCTGAAATAAAGCATCGCCAGATTGGCGAACTATCCGGGGGCCAGAGACAAAAAATGCTTATCGCCAGAGCTCTGGCGGGTGAACCGGAAGTTCTGGTCCTCGACGAACCAATGACTGCCATTGACCCAGAAAGCATGGAAGGGATTTACGAACTCCTGAAGAGACTCCATCAGCAAAATCTTACCATCATTACCGTATCCCACGATGTAGGGGTAGTAGCCCAGTACTCTGACAACATTGCATGCGTTAATAGAAAAGTAGTAAAACACGGCCGTCCCGAAGAAGTGTTGCGAGAAGAAGTTTTAACCGCTATGTACGGAAAAGAAGCGGCTTTCTTCCACCACGGTCCCATACCGCACATAGTGGTACAGGCAGAATCAGAACCCTGCTTTCCAAGAAAAAAGGAAGATTAA